The following are encoded together in the Thalassomonas haliotis genome:
- a CDS encoding HipA domain-containing protein gives MRRLNIFINELQVGTLYEENDIWAFQYDELWLEDRNNYPICPQIPLQKEKQIDGSTKRYIQWFFDNLLPEEGARTLLAQDLKTDEADSFGILAMTGSESAGAITLTGEETGIIGGSVLALSSEELNSRIEELPDIPLNNKESKRMSIAGAQHKMLIIKDGDTFLEPVGSMPSSHILKPEHSKPEKYWQTVRNEWFVMNLAREVGLDVPPTEVCYFPAPVYIIERFDRDGKYPEQSRLHALDGCQLLGLSRVVKYSQSSAEQLNHFSEKMRGKGAAKIAILNWAIFNAIVGNTDAHLKNLSCLVTSDGFILSPLYDLISTSIYEEVGRHLDAELSQVMGSAKLLGELTRNDVLLFGEELGISKRITQRQLDKMLSNIEVKADEIIEYVKKIQDIPGRAGELRMLREIRYKMIGEMVLRLKT, from the coding sequence TGAAGAAAATGATATATGGGCTTTTCAATATGATGAGTTGTGGCTTGAGGATAGAAATAATTATCCTATTTGCCCTCAAATCCCCCTTCAAAAAGAAAAGCAGATTGATGGATCAACAAAGCGTTATATCCAATGGTTCTTTGATAATTTATTACCTGAAGAAGGTGCAAGAACACTATTAGCACAAGACTTAAAAACAGATGAAGCAGACTCGTTTGGTATTTTAGCTATGACGGGGTCTGAATCTGCCGGAGCAATAACTTTAACTGGAGAAGAAACTGGAATTATAGGCGGGAGTGTGCTGGCTTTATCTTCTGAAGAATTGAATTCTCGTATAGAAGAGCTTCCTGATATCCCACTAAATAATAAAGAAAGTAAACGGATGTCTATTGCTGGCGCTCAACATAAAATGTTGATTATAAAAGATGGTGATACTTTTCTAGAACCTGTTGGCTCAATGCCATCATCACATATATTAAAACCAGAACACTCTAAACCTGAGAAATACTGGCAGACGGTTAGAAACGAATGGTTTGTAATGAATTTAGCTAGAGAAGTTGGTTTAGATGTCCCCCCTACAGAAGTCTGCTACTTTCCTGCTCCTGTTTATATTATTGAACGATTTGATAGAGATGGGAAATATCCAGAACAATCAAGATTACATGCATTAGATGGTTGCCAATTGCTTGGTTTAAGTCGTGTTGTGAAATATAGCCAAAGTAGTGCCGAACAGCTTAATCATTTTTCTGAAAAAATGAGAGGAAAAGGTGCTGCAAAAATTGCTATTTTAAATTGGGCTATATTTAATGCGATAGTTGGTAATACTGACGCTCATCTAAAAAACCTTTCTTGTCTAGTTACTTCAGATGGCTTTATATTATCACCGCTATATGATTTGATCAGTACGAGTATTTATGAAGAAGTTGGTCGCCACCTAGATGCTGAATTATCTCAAGTAATGGGTAGTGCGAAACTACTTGGTGAGTTAACGCGAAATGATGTTTTATTATTTGGTGAAGAATTAGGAATAAGTAAACGTATAACACAACGTCAATTAGATAAAATGTTAAGTAATATTGAAGTCAAGGCAGATGAAATAATTGAGTATGTTAAAAAGATACAAGATATACCTGGTAGAGCAGGTGAGTTGAGAATGCTAAGAGAAATACGTTACAAAATGATTGGTGAAATGGTTCTAAGGTTAAAAACATAA
- a CDS encoding cyclic peptide export ABC transporter, translating into MNIAKQLLQKSKYSIALAIFASAISAATGVAIIGGINYALSNGLPDFTLGVTAYIGLLVLLLASSIWSQVLLVKIGYTMVFRLRKSLVARILNTSIERQEQLGGPAIYNVLTRDVTMLSNATKQLPVAIYNSLLVIAGLIYLCWLSPLLFAFVALVVVIGVWSDAKLTASLQKMLTRIRHIDEDLFQQYEAVVEGRNELALNSNRRRFLLEQQLIPTAEASRDESVKSEVLWALNLNWTTLLVFTLMGVIFFAGMQFPSVTQETVIAYILAIMFLRTPISMVLDSIPSVLKGKVALAAINRLTLEDKDELPVRDKQATPKFQSLTLKDAVYQYPAQDDETGFCLGAVNLNINAGELIFLVGGNGSGKSTLAKILTGLYQPTSGEVLLNNKPVGAENAGELRGCFSAIFPNFFLFNEVIDEQGNSDDHPKIDYYLKRLAIDHKVSVDKGQLSTTALSQGQRKRLALMLLYMEDRQVLLLDEWAADQDPVFREVFYREILPELKQAGKTIIAISHDDHYFDCADHIYKLDCGQLSDFSVSEQKLFATS; encoded by the coding sequence ATGAATATAGCAAAACAACTGTTACAGAAATCCAAGTACAGTATCGCACTGGCGATATTCGCCAGCGCCATCAGTGCCGCCACCGGTGTCGCCATCATAGGCGGCATCAACTACGCCCTGAGTAATGGCCTCCCGGACTTCACCCTGGGGGTGACCGCCTATATCGGCTTACTGGTGCTGTTGTTGGCCAGCAGCATCTGGTCCCAGGTATTGCTGGTGAAAATCGGCTATACCATGGTATTCCGGCTGCGTAAAAGCCTGGTGGCCCGTATCCTCAACACCAGCATAGAAAGACAGGAGCAACTGGGGGGACCGGCAATATACAATGTCCTCACCCGGGATGTGACTATGCTCTCCAATGCCACCAAGCAGCTGCCGGTGGCCATCTATAACAGCCTGTTGGTTATTGCAGGTCTTATCTACCTGTGCTGGTTGTCACCACTGTTATTTGCCTTTGTCGCCCTGGTAGTAGTGATCGGAGTCTGGAGTGATGCCAAACTGACCGCCAGTTTACAGAAGATGCTCACCCGTATCCGCCATATCGACGAAGACTTGTTCCAGCAATACGAAGCCGTGGTGGAAGGACGCAATGAGCTGGCATTAAACAGCAACCGCCGCCGTTTCCTGCTGGAGCAACAGCTGATCCCTACCGCAGAAGCCTCTCGCGACGAGTCGGTGAAATCTGAAGTTTTATGGGCATTAAACCTGAACTGGACCACCTTGCTGGTATTTACCCTGATGGGGGTCATCTTCTTTGCCGGGATGCAGTTCCCCTCGGTAACACAGGAAACCGTGATTGCTTATATCCTCGCCATCATGTTTTTGCGTACGCCGATTTCCATGGTACTCGACAGCATTCCCTCGGTCCTTAAAGGCAAAGTGGCGCTGGCGGCCATTAACCGCCTGACCCTGGAAGATAAAGACGAATTGCCCGTCCGGGACAAGCAGGCAACGCCGAAATTCCAGTCGCTGACATTAAAAGACGCCGTGTACCAATATCCGGCCCAGGACGACGAAACCGGCTTTTGTCTGGGCGCCGTCAATCTCAATATCAATGCCGGTGAATTAATCTTCCTGGTGGGGGGCAACGGCAGCGGTAAATCGACCCTGGCGAAAATTCTGACCGGTTTGTACCAGCCCACCAGCGGTGAAGTGTTACTGAATAATAAGCCGGTCGGCGCAGAAAATGCCGGTGAACTACGCGGCTGTTTCTCTGCCATCTTCCCTAACTTCTTTTTGTTTAACGAAGTTATCGACGAGCAGGGTAACAGTGACGATCATCCGAAAATTGACTATTACCTGAAACGCCTGGCAATCGACCACAAGGTATCCGTGGACAAGGGCCAGTTATCCACCACCGCATTGTCGCAGGGGCAGAGAAAACGTCTGGCCTTGATGCTGCTCTATATGGAGGACAGACAGGTACTCTTGTTGGATGAATGGGCGGCGGATCAGGATCCTGTATTCAGGGAAGTCTTCTATCGGGAGATACTGCCGGAGCTAAAACAGGCAGGTAAAACCATTATCGCCATCAGTCATGATGACCATTACTTTGACTGTGCCGATCATATTTACAAACTCGATTGCGGCCAGTTGTCTGACTTTAGTGTCAGTGAGCAAAAGTTATTTGCCACAAGCTGA